AAGGAGGCCGACGAATGTcgaagtcccagaggaaaggtgctggaaagaagggggcgagcgaaggtccgccagcgagtgctgctgtgagtcctgcaggaaggaaggtggcgggggctgggtcgtcgggtggggctgctcccctcaccggggaaactctgaccgaggtgatgtcagagcttcagacataagtagatattacccctttgaactgaattggccacattctTCTCTgaggtctgttctattctctgagccatcagccatttgatcCTCGGTCGTCGCTGAAACAGAATCTTCGCGGCTTGgttcttattctccttctgaccCGTGTCCCAGACAGGTCAAATTTACTCTACTTAGAACTGTCGAATGACATCTTTCTTCTAACCAGAGATCCATTCTTCAGAACTTGTGGTTAAAGGTGTCAACTCAGGTTCTGCTGGGCATTtcatcggtggtttgggaggctctgaaagcggtcaTGAGGAGGGAGGTGATCctgtttaaggctaaggtggataggaaggagagggaggaacgccaacaactgatggaagagattttggaggtggatgggaggtaggtgGGGGACCTGGACCcggggctcctggcaaagaggaaggaattacaggcgaggtttgacctattgtccacagggaaagtggtgcATCAGCTGAGAAGGGCGAGTGGGGCTGTCTGagtattggtggtggtggtggggggggggggggggggggagggggcagagttgaatgttattaaagatttaaggataggctggcGCCTTTGATGGTTAATGTTCAAGGACGCAATGGACAGTGTTGCCTTGCCACAAACGATAGGGCAGGTGTCCATCTTCTTGTTGCTTAAGAAGGACAAagatgacttccagtggcggccatggagtgagaggtcgcttatttgatagctcccgctcgtggtggacctttgggaccttttcccctgacttattGGGGATTTGATCTGTAAAATTGGagattggtgaggtagaggagaagaatCCCACACTGGGTTTATggagtcgtggaccagaagtggtctgaaaaggagagattgttgggcaaagaagggaatgaagaaaaacatggcggaggctcagggactgggattgtcggcccagtggtcaacagagcagctggtgaaattccttcagcagagcttcgccaagcaaagacaagagtacctggacccgattaagacggggattgaccgggtggggcaaagattggaagcccagggacaggcgatccagaaggttgacgaggcggtggctgagcacgaggaccagctaaccgcgatggcagtggagctgatgagggaccatcagaataggctgcaagagaaggtggaggatctggagacaggtggcgcaggcagaacctgaggattatTAGCCTCTCGgagggcattgagggattggacgcAGGGGCATACGTGGTGCGTATGTTCGTGAATCTGATGGGGAAGGtttgctcgacccttggaggtggatagggcgcacagagcgcttgcAAGGAAGCCACGGATGAATGAtccactgagggcgatggtggtacgaatggtGGTACAGATgccccggttcctggataaggaacagatcttgaggtgggccaggcagacgagctgCGGTAAATGGGAAAATAACGAGCtgcacatttaccaggacttgggtgcggaactggccaaaagaaggtcgAGCTTCAACAAAGTTAAAACGGCCTCTTtcagaaaggggtgaagttcggcacgttgtaaccagctcgtttgtgggttacTTCCCTacggatgaggcgatgaactttgttaagaaCAGgggcccgtccaggctgatcacatggaacgtgagagggctgaatgggccggtcaagagggcttgtgtgttcgcacatttgaagaggttgaaggcggacgtggcaatgttacaagagacacacctgagggtagtggatcagactaggctgaggaacagGTGGTTCGGGCAGATATTTCATTCGGTGCTAAAACTAGGGGGGTTGTAATCATTTTTAAaagataattttagagtacccgattaaattttctccaattaagtggcaatttaacgtggccaatccacctaacctgcacatctttaggttgtgtaggtgaaacccatgcagacatggggagaaagtgcaaacctcacacggacagtgacccagggacgggattcgaacccgggtcctcagcgccacagtcccagtgctaaccactgcaccacatgctgcccctcagggggttgcgatcttgattaaataagcgggtgtcatttgaggtacgcaatatagtggcggactcaggggggtaggtatatcatggtgagtgggaagctggaggggatgccggtggtatgagtgaatatttacgcacctaattgggacgatgcggagtttatgaggcgggtgttggggaagattctggacctggattcgcataagctgatcatggggtgGGGAACTTCAATACGGTTATAGATCAGAGGTTGGATCGGTCgacttcaaggacagggagggtgtgagccgcggcaaaggagctaaaggggtttatggaacagatgaaggggggggcgggggtgacccatggaggtttggacggccaagaacgaaggatttttcttttttttccccatgtgcacaaagtgtactcccggatgatttttttcattttgaacaaggctttgctggcgggggtggtggataccgagtatatggcgattgttgtgtcggatcggccccacactgggtggatctacgggtgagcaaggagtagGGTCAGCGAccgcactggagattggatgtaggattgttggcggacgagggggtgtgcgggtgggtgagggaggccatccagaattatttggagataaatgacacggggggtttcggcagcaacggtgtgggaagagctgaaggcggtggttaggggggagctaattttgatacgggctcatagggagaaggtgtagcgggtagagatggataggctggttagggaaatactccaggtggacagaaggtattctgaagccccggaggcagggttcttgaaggagcggcagaagctgcagatggagtttggtctgttatccacagggaaggtggtggggcagctgaggaaggcgaggggggcggtttatgagtatggggagaaggccagtaggatgctagcacaccagctaaagaagagggaggtggccagggagataggaagagtgaagcacAGAGGAGGGAACacgatcttggacccagcgggggtgaatggggtgtttaaggagttttatagtcagctgtatgagtcggaacccccagctggggtggaggggatgaggcagtttttggaagggttggagtttccaaaggtggagggagGGTTAGTGGatgggttgggagccccgatcgggattgtagaagtaaTAGAGGgaatgaaggccatgcagtcgggcaaggccctttgaccggacggctaccctgtggaattttacaagaagttttctgggatgctgggcccgctgctggtgagggcatttaatgaggcaagggagtggagtgtccttcccccaacaatgtcacaggcgatTATCTCATTGATgctgaagcaggagaaggacccacggcaatgtgggtcatacagaccaatctccatactgaatgttgatgccaaagtgctggccaagattttggcctcaaggatagaggattgttttcgggggtgattggggaagaccagacagggtttgttaaaggcaggcagctaacggccaacgttagaaggctcctaAGTGTGATCATGATGGCCTCCGTGGGGAGGGAGACAGAGCTAATGGTcgctatggatgcagaaaaggccttcgacagggtggaatggaattatctgtgggaggtcctgggacggtttgggtttgggcagggctttattgactgggttcggttgctgtaccaggcaacaGTGGAGAGTGTGTGGATGAACTGGGTGAGTTTGGACTACCTTAGAccgcaccgggggacaaggcaggaatgttcgctcccccactgttgtttgccttggctatagagccattgccgatggtgctgagagcgtcaaaggactggaaggggctcgtCCGGGGAaagatggggggggtggtgggggttgaacaCAGGGTCattatgcagacgacctactcctatacatttctgacccgttaggggagatgggggagattatgcggaccttaggggaatttggctggttctcggggtacaaattgaaggtgggtaagagcgaggtttttgtgatccaggcgagcgggcaggagaggagactgggggagctgccgtttaaaatggtgggagtttccgttacttgggaattcaggtgtcacggggatgggagcagtgacaTCAATTAAATTTGACCCCGTTAGatgaacaaagaaagaggacgttcggaggtgggacaggttcccgttgtcactggcggggagggtacagaccgtaaaaatgacggtcgtcgcgagatttctgtttgttttccagtgcctccctatgtttataccaaaggccttttttaagcgggtgaacagggtgatttctggttttgtgtgggcgggtaaaaccccgcgagtaaagaaggtgctgttagagcggagctggaggggggtgggggtggggaggggtcactgccgaactttagtaactactactgggcggcaaatatagccatgatcagaagGTGGGTcgcgggggaagggtcagtgtgggagtgggtagaggcggaatcatgtaagggcacgagtttgggggcattggtaacggctcctctgtcATTCTCCCCAGCCCGGTACTTCACAAACCCAGTggcagtggcggctctgagagtttgggggcagtggcggaagcatacgggagtggagggagcgttggtgtgggctccaatttggggcaaccactggtttgtcccggggaggctggatggggggcttcggaggtggcagagagagggattgagaagcTGGGGAATCAATTTATTGATGGGAGTtttccatgtttagaggatttggaggaggagtttgaattgccgggagggaatgggttttgatatctgcagataagggattttgcgcgaaggcaggttctaccgccacaggggatacaggacaaggtggtttctggaacgggggtgggggagggggaggtttcggaaatttacaaagaacttatggagtgggaggaaacccagttaggtgagctaaagtgtaaatgggaagatgagttgggaggggaggtagaggcgggtctgtgggaggatgctctgaacagagtcaacacgtcctcatcatgtgccaggctcagcctgatacaattcaaggtggttcatcggacacacatgacggtgtcccggatgagcaagttttttgggatagaggacaggtgtgtgaagtgcgcgggagggcctgcaaaccatgtccacatgttttgggcatgcccggagcttaggggacactggcagggatttgtggatgtcatgtccattgtgcgaaaaacaagggtggcgccgagtccagaggtggtgatttttggagttgaggaagatccgggagttcagggggcgagagaggctgacgtcttggcctttgtctccttggtagcccggagacggatattgttagcatggagggactcgaagcccccgaaatcaggcgtttgggttagcgacatggccgggtttcttaagacttgagaaaattaagttcaccctgagaggatcaacgttagggttcgttcggaggtggcagccgtttatcgacttcttcagagaaaactGAACTGTCAGCcgaggcaatgggggggggggggggggggagggtgatgggataggggggagttaggctattttgtgtcGAGAGTAGGCGggagcagtgggagatggagggatgtttacGCACTGAACTATGCTTATATTTGTATTTATATTGCTTACTGTTATAAaagcataaatgccttaataaaatgttttttaaaaaactttgcccctcgcaccttaaacctgtcacctggtaattgacttttccaacctgggaaaagcttctgactatccactctgtccatgccactcagaatTGTGTAAtctttttatcaggtcgtccctcaacctccgtcgctcaagtgaaaacaatccaaatttatccaacctctcctgacagctaataccctccaggccaggcaacatcctggtaaacctcctctgtaactaaagcctccacatcctttaggtaatgtggtgaccagaattggaggcaatattccacgtgtggcctaactaaggttctgtacagctgcagcatgacttgccaatttttatactcaatgccccgaccaatgaagacaagcatgccgcctgccttcttagctccttatccacctgcgttgccactttcagtgatatatttattgtaatttcccaatctaccacagacaacttgcccctcataccatgacagtttccttctgcgagaaacacccggataaattaggcaaaagaaccctgtaaccaccatagcccatcttcatggcaacatggctgctttgggaactaaatatcttccaacgtgcaaacaccttttcattctgtgctcctcgtcaaacttggagccaggtaatcgcaactagcctcaaaaatggtcagcccaccggaggcagaggtgttagaccggccggtccagcagaaagaaaccctccaatcatcaccattcaccagatgtcagaatgaacaaaatgcagtcctggatgtcagtaagAGCAGaaccaataacaacggagccaacatctgtaatttattgtgaacttgttggagtcacaacaggtgtgatgaatcacgaaacccctccccacattgagagcagatgaatggtctctccccagaattaacttgctagtgtctccggagttgggacggatcattgaatgtctcccctgctcaaagCAGGTGAatgcctcttccaggtgtgaactcgctagtgttcctgcagtgtgtatggatatctgaatcccttctctcactaagagcaggttaacgcctcctcccctgtgtgaactcgctggtgtctctgcaggttggataaccgagtgaatcccttctcacactgagagcaggtgaacagcctctccacagtgtgaactcgctggtgtgtctgcaggtcagataactgagcgaatcccttctcacactgagagcaggtgagcggcctctcctcagtgtgaacttgctgatgtctccgtaggtcggatgattgagtgaatcccttctcacactgagagcaggtgaacggcctctccccagtgtgaacttgctgatgtctccgtAGGTCGGATAAgtaagtgaatcccttctcacactgagagcaggtgaatggcctctccccagtgtgaactcgcttgtgtgccagcaggctcgatgaagtagtgaatcccttatcacactgagagcaggtgaatggcctctccccagtgtgaactcgctggtgtgtcagtaggctggataaccgagtgaatcccttttcacactgagagcagaaaaacggcctctccccagtgtgaactcgctggtgtctccgcaggctcgatgaagtagtgaatcccttctcacactgagagcaggtgaacggcctctccccagtgtgaactcgctgatgtatccgcagggtggatgaatcaccgaatcccttctcacattgagagcaggtgaacggcctctccccagtgtgaactcgctggtgtgtctgcagggcgaataaccgaatgaatcccttcccacacacagagcaggtgaatggcctctccccagtgtgactgcgccgatgagcttccagctgagacggagccctgaatcccttcccacagtccccacatttccaccgtttctccagggtgggagtctccttgtgtctctccaggtttgtcgatcagttgaaccctcgtccacacacagaacacgtgtaacgtctctcccgctgtgaatggtgtgatgtattttcaggctgtgtaactggttaaagctctttccacagtcggtgctctggaacactctcactcgggtgtgtgtgtcgcggtgcttttccagtcacactgatgttttgaagccaacagaaaagacaaacatttctccttctcgattctAAGTCCGGTGATAtttagttccaaggaattgagagactcagtcagattgagacgtgacgattgcgatttctgtctgtaattcctcctcttccaatatcctgtaaaaacaatttacaaaagttacttttcttctcctcattttggagaaggtttcctgagggtaacgacagtctggccgtggggttaatcctccgggtcctcagtcttattgaggaatgtccccatgggtctattgtggtggtgattcttttgtatttttgttattatgggagggtttatgtgttgttgactttatcctactctggtacagacggggcttttattctgtgaaaggagcagtttggggagactttggtgactctggtgtaaagtgagttggaggagggggtaatggcgcacgcccgattgttgtgtgaaaatctgttcctgtctctctgtcgcctaactaatggcggcagttaatctgcaaattttctcaggtaatgtacggggcatccatcaccctatcagaaggaaaaagatcctctcctttcttaaggagaaagtcgacatagctttattacaggaaacacatctggattatgaggaacactttaaattgaggcgggattggttgGGGCAGCTTTTTTCACCTCTTTGTCATCGAGTAGCAGGGTTGTGGCAATGCTCATTatactatccaagcagtcagggtaactctgccgattacaatgtgcatgtcaatttcctttgtgccggtccctccatctcccgtccctcc
This portion of the Scyliorhinus torazame isolate Kashiwa2021f chromosome 5, sScyTor2.1, whole genome shotgun sequence genome encodes:
- the LOC140421874 gene encoding uncharacterized protein, whose product is STNLERHKETPTLEKRWKCGDCGKGFRAPSQLEAHRRSHTGERPFTCSVCGKGFIRLFALQTHQRVHTGERPFTCSQCEKGFGDSSTLRIHQRVHTGERPFTCSQCEKGFTTSSSLRRHQRVHTGERPFFCSQCEKGFTRLSSLLTHQRVHTGERPFTCSQCDKGFTTSSSLLAHKRVHTGERPFTCSQCEKGFTYLSDLRRHQQVHTGERPFTCSQCEKGFTQSSDLRRHQQVHTEERPLTCSQCEKGFAQLSDLQTHQRVHTVERLFTCSQCEKGFTRLSNLQRHQRVHTGEEALTCS